In Methanothermobacter tenebrarum, the sequence TTCTGGACTTGCTATTTTCTTTTTTCTGTCTCTTATTGTGGACTCTGAAAAAACATACCTTGCAAGGTAATTTCTATCCCTTCTCTTCAACATATAATGGTTCGCGACAAAATCGAGCGCAACCCTCTTCTTATACCCCCTGTCTAGAAGATAGCGAAGATCCTCCACGGCCTTTTTGAGGGTCATCAACCCCTCCTCTTAGCAGCTATAATAAGCACACGATCTGACGCATCCTCGGCCCTGTCTGCTATATTCCCAAGGTGTACTGTAACCTCCTTCATCCCCAGGAGTTTAACCACGCCAATCTCCTCATCCCTATAGGACTTGTAAAGCTTAGTTAATATCCTTCTTTCAATTTCGTCCGCCTTCTCTTCAAGTTTCTCGATCTCATGAGCTTTCCGGATAGCCTCTGTAAGATCCTCTTCTAGGAAGTTTATACAATCATCTAGCGCTTTTACGATCTGTCCTATAACCTCCATGAATGCTTCAAAATCCTTTTGAAAATCGGCTGGGAATTCAACTTTACTCAAGGATATTGTGAACGCTGTTGATTCGATCGTGTCAGCCACCTTATCAACCTTTTCAGTTAACATTATCCTATCTTCCCTGTCAAATGGTAAAAATGCCCCCTCATAGAATCCCATCTCCATCTTCCGGCGTATTTCATCCGCCTCATGTTCTAGGGCGGATATTTTCCTTGTTAGAATATCCACCTTCTCATAATCCCCATTATAAAAGTGGGGCATCAGCTTCTCAAATTCCCTGTAACACTCATAAACTTTCTTCACATGCTCTTTAGCATACAATTCAACTTTGCTCTCTTTTAGGAAAAATTTTCTCATTATTTAACCCCTATCCCATGTAGAATACGTAAAGAGTCGATTAAACCATGTGCATAATTTATACAACCAAAAGATGTTATATAATCACCCTTCTCTAGATAATATATGGAGTCTTCTTTATAATTTTCAGCCCTCTGGATAATATCCTTCTCCTCCCTACTAAAATCTAGATGTAACATTTCCCTTATATTTTTCTCTAGAAGTTCAATATCCTTTTTGATCCTTTCAACTGCCAAGGCCAATCACCCACAAAACATCATCTTCCAAGAATAATAGATCCTCTGGACCACGGTAAAATATCCAAGGACAATAACCAGGATAACAGCAATCTCCATGATAAAACCTCCAAGAACCGAACCCAAAAACGCCCCCAACATTAATATTAATAGTCTTTCAGCCCTTTCAGCAACCCCAACACTACAAGGTACGCCTTCACCCTCTGCACGGGCCCTAACATAACTCACACTTAAAGAAGCATGAAGTGCCAACATCCCAGTTAACCAGCCTATAAAACCGCCATAGGTTATACCTACCAGTATAAACGCGTCCGAGAACCTGTCTAGAGTTGAATCCAAGAATCCTCCAAATTTCGTCGCCTTAGAATTTCCCCTTGCAATAGCCCCATCAATAATATCCATAAAACCACTCAAGGCTATTAACAACCCCCCGAGAAACAAGTTCTTCACCGCAAAAGTGTAAGCGGCCACCAAAGCGATTATAAAACCGGCTAGGGTAACATAATTTGGGTTTACCTTAATCCTTGATGCTATGGGGTCTGTTATCCTCCCAAGGTAGGGTCTGAGATTATTTAACATAGAATATTCTTATAAAATTCAATTTATATATATCCATGGGGGGCATAGAATCCGAAAGCAGATCCAAAATGAAGATCATAAAAACAGATAAAAATTTAAAGGACCATTTAAAGGCGGCTAGAACCATCCTAGAGGGTGGTGGCATCGTATTATATCCCACAGACACACTATACGGCCTTGGCGTCAACGCCTTTAATGAAGAGGCTGTAAAAAGACTCTACAGATTAAAGAGAAGACCTCTTAATAAACCAATATCTATATGCTTACATGACACAAAATGGATAAGAAAAGTCGCCCACATCAACCCCAAAATTGAAAGATTAATCACCAAACTTCTACCAGGACCATTCACAATCATACTCAAAAAAAAGAACACAGTCCCCCAGATTTTAACAGGAGGCACCGAAAAAATTGGTATAAGAATCCCAGATAATATCATCTCCAGGGAACTTTCAAAGGAATTCCCAATAACAAGTACAAGTGCAAATATATCCGGGATGAAAACCCATAATAACATCAGGGACATAAT encodes:
- the pgsA gene encoding archaetidylinositol phosphate synthase produces the protein MLNNLRPYLGRITDPIASRIKVNPNYVTLAGFIIALVAAYTFAVKNLFLGGLLIALSGFMDIIDGAIARGNSKATKFGGFLDSTLDRFSDAFILVGITYGGFIGWLTGMLALHASLSVSYVRARAEGEGVPCSVGVAERAERLLILMLGAFLGSVLGGFIMEIAVILVIVLGYFTVVQRIYYSWKMMFCG
- a CDS encoding DUF357 domain-containing protein; amino-acid sequence: MAVERIKKDIELLEKNIREMLHLDFSREEKDIIQRAENYKEDSIYYLEKGDYITSFGCINYAHGLIDSLRILHGIGVK
- a CDS encoding TIGR00153 family protein, coding for MRKFFLKESKVELYAKEHVKKVYECYREFEKLMPHFYNGDYEKVDILTRKISALEHEADEIRRKMEMGFYEGAFLPFDREDRIMLTEKVDKVADTIESTAFTISLSKVEFPADFQKDFEAFMEVIGQIVKALDDCINFLEEDLTEAIRKAHEIEKLEEKADEIERRILTKLYKSYRDEEIGVVKLLGMKEVTVHLGNIADRAEDASDRVLIIAAKRRG
- a CDS encoding L-threonylcarbamoyladenylate synthase; the encoded protein is MKIIKTDKNLKDHLKAARTILEGGGIVLYPTDTLYGLGVNAFNEEAVKRLYRLKRRPLNKPISICLHDTKWIRKVAHINPKIERLITKLLPGPFTIILKKKNTVPQILTGGTEKIGIRIPDNIISRELSKEFPITSTSANISGMKTHNNIRDIIQQIGEVDLAIDAGPLKGGASTVIDLTTDPPKILRKGADIEKIKKIIEGVRA